Genomic segment of Kibdelosporangium phytohabitans:
TCGGGACCTGCATCGAGGCGTACACCAGCAGTTGCAGCACGGTGAACGTGCCGAGCGCGGTGGGGCCGACACCGAACCGGTCGGCTGCTTCGAGGCTGGCCACACCGAGCGAGCCGCGGTGGAAGACCGCCGCCATGTAGACGACCACTGCCATTGCCCAGATCACCCACGCCTTGGTGGCGGCGCGCACGAGAACTCCTCTCCGGCCAATTAGATAGCAAACCTATGCTAACGAACCGCTCCCACCACAGCCCACCTGCCGGAACGTGTGCGCAACAGCACAGCCACCAGGCGGATGACCATGAACGCGGCCAAGCCCGTCCAGATCCCGGACAGCCCCCAGTCGAACGCCATGGACAACCAGATGAACGGCAGGAAGCCGACAATCGCCGCCAGCAATGTGGCGTTGCGCATGAACGCCGCGTCACCCGCGCCGAGCAGCACGCCGTCGAGCGCGAACACCACCCCGCAGATCGGTTGCAGGGCGACGAAGAACCACCACGCGTTCGGGATCTCGGCCAGCACCTGGGCGTCCGGTGTGAACACTCGCGGCAACACAGTGGACAGTGCGGCGAACGCCACACCCAGCAGGCACCCGAACACCAGCCCGTATCCGGTGACCTGCCAGGCGACCTTGTGGGCCGCCCGTTCGTCCTCCTTGCCCAGCGCCTCGCCGACCAGCGACTGCGCCGCGATCGCCAGCGAGTCGAGTACCAGCGCGAGGAACGTCCACAGTTGCAGCACAACCTGGTGGGCGCCGACGGCCGCCGTTGAGGTGTGCGCCGCGACCGTGGTCGCCGAGATGAAGCAGGCCTGGAACGCCAGGCTGCGCACGACCAGGTCGCGCCCGAGCCCCAACTGCGCCCGCATCTTGGCGTAGTGGGGGCGCAGCGGCACGCGCTCGACGATCAACGCGCGGACGAACAGCGACGCCGAGATCACCTGGGCGACGACGTTGGCGATGGCCGAACCCTCCAGGCCCCAATCGGCCACGTACACCAGGATCGGGCACAGCAACGCCGACAACCCGTTGCCCGCGAGGACGTAGCGCAGCGGGCGGACCGTGTCCTGGACGCCGCGCATCCAGCCGTTGCCCGCCATGGTGATCAAGATGAACGGCACGCCCAGCAACGCGATCCGCAGCCAGCTCACCGCCGCGTCCGCGACCTCCTGCGAGCCGGACAACAGCTCGGCGATCGGCCGCGCCAGCAGCTGCCCCGCGACGACGAGGACCAGGCCGACCGAGACCGCCAGCCACGTCGCCT
This window contains:
- a CDS encoding MATE family efflux transporter, whose protein sequence is MLVTPLRRLLSLAVPALGVLAAEPLYLLVDTAVVGHLGAVPLAGLSVAGIVLAQVSTQMTFLSYGTTARVARLHGAGRRADAVAEGVQATWLAVSVGLVLVVAGQLLARPIAELLSGSQEVADAAVSWLRIALLGVPFILITMAGNGWMRGVQDTVRPLRYVLAGNGLSALLCPILVYVADWGLEGSAIANVVAQVISASLFVRALIVERVPLRPHYAKMRAQLGLGRDLVVRSLAFQACFISATTVAAHTSTAAVGAHQVVLQLWTFLALVLDSLAIAAQSLVGEALGKEDERAAHKVAWQVTGYGLVFGCLLGVAFAALSTVLPRVFTPDAQVLAEIPNAWWFFVALQPICGVVFALDGVLLGAGDAAFMRNATLLAAIVGFLPFIWLSMAFDWGLSGIWTGLAAFMVIRLVAVLLRTRSGRWAVVGAVR